A part of Gemmatimonas groenlandica genomic DNA contains:
- the rsmI gene encoding 16S rRNA (cytidine(1402)-2'-O)-methyltransferase yields MGDAPGSAESEVIASDLADRAATLWPHAAIPGALHIVSTPIGNLGDISLRALAVLKECAVICCEDTRHARTLLSRYGIGTPTIAVHEHNEASVIPRLVARLKEGEAIALISDAGTPLVSDPGARLAEAAATAGVRVVPIPGASAVLAALVASGMVPHPFTMLGFPARKGKEREEQLALAARLQHAVVLYESPNRLVDTLRDLAAIAGTTRPVAVARELTKHFEEVKRGTLEEVAAYYEGTPPRGEIVIILGGASVVAPSEDGLQAVAVALREEGFRPREIVQRLMDEHGASRNLAYRLAHDT; encoded by the coding sequence GTGGGCGACGCGCCCGGTTCGGCCGAATCGGAGGTTATCGCCTCCGATCTCGCCGACCGGGCGGCGACGCTCTGGCCGCACGCGGCCATCCCCGGGGCGTTACACATCGTCAGTACGCCGATCGGAAATCTGGGAGACATCTCCTTGCGCGCCCTCGCGGTGCTCAAGGAATGCGCGGTGATCTGCTGTGAGGACACCCGGCACGCGCGCACGCTGCTCAGCCGCTACGGCATCGGTACGCCGACGATTGCCGTGCACGAGCACAACGAAGCCAGCGTCATTCCACGTCTGGTCGCGCGGCTGAAGGAAGGCGAAGCCATCGCCCTCATCAGCGACGCCGGCACGCCGCTGGTGTCCGATCCCGGCGCCCGTCTGGCTGAGGCCGCTGCAACCGCCGGTGTGCGCGTGGTCCCGATCCCCGGTGCGTCGGCCGTGCTGGCCGCCCTCGTAGCGTCGGGCATGGTGCCGCACCCGTTCACCATGCTGGGATTTCCTGCACGGAAGGGGAAGGAGCGCGAGGAACAGTTGGCCCTCGCGGCCCGCTTGCAGCACGCCGTCGTGTTGTACGAATCACCAAACCGTCTGGTCGACACGCTGCGTGATCTGGCCGCCATTGCCGGCACAACCCGCCCGGTGGCTGTGGCCCGCGAGCTGACGAAGCATTTTGAAGAGGTTAAACGCGGAACGCTCGAGGAGGTGGCCGCGTATTACGAAGGCACGCCACCGCGCGGGGAAATCGTGATCATTCTGGGTGGCGCGTCGGTCGTCGCCCCGAGTGAAGACGGCCTCCAGGCGGTGGCAGTGGCCCTGCGCGAGGAAGGGTTCCGTCCTCGTGAAATCGTCCAGCGGCTCATGGACGAGCATGGTGCCAGCCGCAATCTCGCCTACCGACTCGCCCACGACACCTGA
- the trxA gene encoding thioredoxin translates to MANAVEVKDDTFAAEIEQYEGLAVVDFWATWCAPCRMIAPIVEALATEYAGKAKVAKLDVDNNQRTAARFNVRSIPTILFFKDGKLVDQVVGAVPRPALEAKFKEHA, encoded by the coding sequence ATGGCGAACGCAGTTGAAGTGAAGGACGATACGTTTGCGGCCGAGATCGAGCAGTACGAAGGGCTCGCGGTCGTGGATTTCTGGGCGACATGGTGCGCGCCGTGCCGCATGATTGCACCAATCGTGGAAGCGCTGGCCACCGAGTACGCGGGCAAGGCGAAGGTGGCCAAGCTCGATGTCGACAACAATCAGCGGACTGCCGCGCGCTTCAACGTGCGCTCGATTCCGACGATCCTGTTTTTCAAGGACGGCAAGCTGGTGGATCAGGTGGTCGGCGCGGTGCCGCGCCCCGCGCTCGAAGCGAAGTTCAAGGAGCACGCCTGA
- the mce gene encoding methylmalonyl-CoA epimerase: MTDSVRRGTRIAHIGIAVRALDELLPFYRDVLGMPEVPLDDADGATIAGLAAGESLVELLEAKSDDSPIGRYVTKRGPGIHHVCFAVDDLDGTLQRCRDAGLRLIDETPRLGAEGKRIAFLHPSATGGVLVELSEY, encoded by the coding sequence ATGACCGACTCCGTACGCCGCGGCACGCGCATCGCCCACATCGGGATCGCTGTGCGTGCCCTCGACGAGCTGCTTCCCTTCTACCGTGATGTCCTCGGCATGCCCGAGGTCCCACTGGACGATGCCGACGGTGCCACCATTGCTGGGCTGGCGGCCGGCGAATCGCTGGTGGAGCTCCTCGAAGCGAAGTCCGACGACTCCCCCATCGGCAGGTATGTCACCAAGCGGGGTCCCGGTATTCACCACGTCTGTTTCGCGGTGGACGACCTCGACGGCACCTTACAGCGCTGCCGTGACGCCGGCCTCCGACTTATCGATGAAACACCACGCCTGGGAGCGGAGGGGAAGCGGATTGCGTTTCTCCATCCAAGTGCCACGGGCGGGGTGCTCGTCGAACTATCCGAATACTAG
- a CDS encoding pyridoxine 5'-phosphate synthase, with translation MTSLRYQRLYVNIDHVATVRQARRSAEPDPVAAAVLCEQAGADGITAHLREDRRHIQDADIHRLATTVTTALNLECAATDEMLALAEALRPVAVTLVPERREEVTTEGGLDVFRAAPQLRESIARLKRAGVRTSLFIDPDAAAVRAAHDLGTDAVELHTGQYAHAPADPRTLRALADAAALASSLGLAVHAGHGLSVQNVGPVAAIPEIEELNIGHAIVGRAIFVGLSEAVREIRQAMDDAREADRF, from the coding sequence GTGACGTCGCTTCGCTACCAGCGCCTTTATGTGAACATCGACCACGTTGCCACGGTCCGGCAGGCGCGACGCAGCGCCGAGCCGGACCCGGTGGCCGCTGCCGTGCTCTGCGAGCAGGCCGGCGCCGACGGCATTACGGCCCACCTCCGGGAAGACCGGCGGCACATTCAAGACGCCGACATCCACCGCCTGGCGACGACGGTCACGACCGCCCTCAATCTGGAGTGCGCGGCAACCGACGAGATGCTGGCTCTGGCCGAAGCGCTCCGCCCCGTGGCGGTCACGCTGGTGCCCGAGCGCCGGGAGGAGGTCACGACCGAAGGAGGGCTCGATGTGTTCCGGGCGGCCCCCCAGCTCAGAGAGTCCATTGCGCGTCTGAAACGCGCTGGGGTGCGTACCAGTCTGTTCATCGACCCGGATGCGGCGGCGGTTCGCGCGGCTCACGACTTGGGCACCGATGCGGTCGAGTTGCACACGGGTCAGTACGCGCACGCCCCGGCGGATCCGCGCACGTTGCGGGCGCTGGCCGATGCGGCTGCGCTGGCGTCGTCGTTGGGGCTGGCGGTGCACGCCGGGCACGGTCTGTCGGTGCAAAACGTCGGACCGGTGGCCGCCATTCCGGAAATCGAGGAACTGAATATCGGGCACGCCATCGTCGGGCGCGCCATCTTTGTAGGACTGTCCGAAGCCGTGCGTGAAATTCGTCAGGCCATGGACGATGCGCGTGAGGCCGACCGCTTCTAG
- a CDS encoding lysylphosphatidylglycerol synthase transmembrane domain-containing protein, translated as MKLDWKSGLGIAFSAVLLWWTLKGVNFSEVWSVLRTSNVLLFALSPIVGTCIFPLRARRWRTILEPVSGRIAFGPLWRSTAIGMMMNNVFPFRAGEFARAFSITREVPRVAITTALGSLAVDRIFDAIVIFAMMFAAMLDPRFPSGVTLAGRTVPELAQFGVAGMIALLILCYAMVMQAPRVLSLVRWVAHRVLPRFEDVVVGFVEKAMGGLAVLRDGRRFLAVLAWAVAHWVVNALAMHIGFMAVGMDVPISAAFFLQGIVALAVAVPSSPGFFGVFELSSVLGLAVYGVSDKLAVSWALAYHLLSFIPITIIGAVYFARLGLSVGTLSGKST; from the coding sequence GTGAAGTTGGATTGGAAGAGTGGCTTGGGGATCGCATTCAGCGCGGTCCTGCTCTGGTGGACGTTGAAGGGTGTGAACTTCAGCGAAGTCTGGTCGGTGCTGCGCACGTCGAATGTGCTGTTGTTCGCCCTCAGTCCGATCGTGGGCACCTGCATCTTCCCGCTGCGTGCGCGCCGCTGGCGCACGATTCTCGAGCCGGTGTCCGGCCGCATTGCGTTCGGACCGCTGTGGCGCAGCACGGCTATCGGGATGATGATGAACAACGTCTTCCCGTTTCGCGCCGGTGAATTCGCCCGCGCCTTTTCGATCACGCGTGAGGTACCTCGCGTCGCCATCACGACGGCGCTCGGCTCGCTGGCCGTCGATCGTATTTTCGATGCGATCGTCATCTTCGCGATGATGTTCGCGGCGATGCTCGACCCGCGATTTCCGAGTGGCGTGACGCTGGCCGGGCGCACCGTACCGGAGTTGGCACAGTTCGGCGTCGCAGGCATGATCGCGCTGTTGATCCTGTGCTACGCCATGGTCATGCAGGCCCCGCGCGTGTTGTCGCTGGTGCGCTGGGTGGCGCACCGCGTGCTGCCGCGCTTCGAGGATGTCGTCGTGGGCTTCGTCGAAAAGGCGATGGGCGGTCTCGCCGTACTCCGAGACGGACGCCGCTTTCTGGCGGTGCTGGCGTGGGCAGTTGCACACTGGGTAGTCAATGCACTCGCGATGCACATCGGGTTCATGGCGGTGGGTATGGATGTGCCGATCAGCGCGGCGTTCTTTCTGCAGGGCATTGTCGCGCTGGCGGTGGCAGTGCCGAGCTCCCCCGGATTCTTCGGCGTGTTCGAGTTGTCGTCGGTGCTGGGGCTGGCGGTGTACGGCGTCAGTGACAAACTCGCCGTAAGCTGGGCGCTCGCGTATCACCTGCTCAGCTTCATTCCGATCACGATCATCGGCGCCGTGTACTTCGCCCGGCTCGGGCTGAGCGTGGGCACGCTGAGCGGCAAGAGCACCTGA
- the ispE gene encoding 4-(cytidine 5'-diphospho)-2-C-methyl-D-erythritol kinase: protein MTCESRTERAHAKINLVLRILAREASGYHGIETLFQLLELHDLVHVRVGMMPPALTCAGPTMPAGGLGPVEQNLAWRAAVAYTAASGWNTGWEIEIDKQIPVGGGLGGGSADAAAVLRALEALSPAPLGMERLLQIAGTLGADVPFLVSGESLAWAWGRGDRLMPLPTLPTAAVLLAVFPDGVNTGAAYGAFARAREARGDTVQACAYPASAFASWESIAAVAANDFEPVVSEMHAGVALVLPWFREMAATARRNGSAAIGMMSGSGATCFVLHTGGVGMQVNLPVTFLQTLTR from the coding sequence ATGACCTGCGAATCCCGCACCGAGCGCGCGCACGCCAAGATCAACCTGGTGCTGCGCATTCTGGCCCGTGAAGCGAGTGGCTACCACGGCATCGAGACGCTGTTCCAATTGCTCGAGCTGCACGACCTGGTGCACGTGCGCGTGGGCATGATGCCCCCGGCGCTCACCTGTGCCGGACCCACCATGCCGGCCGGCGGACTGGGTCCCGTCGAGCAGAACCTGGCGTGGCGCGCCGCCGTGGCCTACACGGCGGCGAGCGGATGGAACACGGGCTGGGAGATCGAGATCGACAAGCAGATCCCGGTGGGCGGCGGTCTCGGTGGTGGCAGTGCCGACGCGGCGGCGGTGTTGCGCGCGCTGGAGGCGTTGAGTCCCGCACCGCTGGGCATGGAGCGGTTGCTGCAGATCGCCGGGACCCTCGGCGCCGACGTGCCCTTTCTCGTGAGCGGCGAATCCCTGGCGTGGGCGTGGGGACGCGGTGATCGACTAATGCCGCTGCCGACGCTGCCGACGGCCGCTGTGCTACTGGCGGTGTTCCCCGATGGTGTGAACACCGGCGCGGCCTATGGCGCGTTTGCACGGGCGCGCGAGGCCCGCGGCGACACGGTGCAGGCGTGTGCCTATCCGGCGTCGGCATTTGCGTCGTGGGAATCGATCGCCGCCGTGGCCGCCAACGATTTCGAACCGGTCGTGAGCGAGATGCACGCGGGCGTCGCGCTGGTGCTGCCGTGGTTCCGCGAGATGGCGGCCACGGCTCGGCGCAACGGCTCCGCCGCCATCGGCATGATGAGCGGCAGTGGCGCCACCTGCTTCGTGCTGCACACCGGTGGCGTCGGCATGCAGGTGAACCTCCCGGTCACCTTCCTGCAGACGTTGACCCGCTGA
- a CDS encoding sensor histidine kinase, translating to MWSGVSLASLSGFDSLPSFDQINLGSTLLQSAVIIGFAAAQHGVARHFDRPAMRAIAGYWGLLALAAFLNIFSSWSGAVWNDRTLSRLITTSLVAVMAAGIPFVQRAIASLLQPGVALPSVIPQATRWGAAVLLFHAAGVFGSAALFPDWRVVTVSWSRVTQLLVLSIPAVLSWRAWQRARQHRTALQLMSVGLTALAVRQFFAVLVGLRVGMPDLPLSGVIVIVTLDLLCLSAAGVFALLASTAEEVVLVERQASELAHAQRRIAQGERMESLGRMAAAVAHDMNNVLQVLGLSLESLRERLPRDAGGEVRGDAHREVGAAMQHGRSLMAQLLTFARARPTAPERFDPVSRLHSLDALLRVMTGASIELQLSASATGVSLLMDPAQFEQIVINLVANARDAIDAGGRIAVSLDLVSLPQAGRPRGSLAPGDYVRLVVADTGTGIPAAIRDSIFEPFFTTKSLGQGTGLGLATVHGIAKQVAGDVVLESTVGSGTTFEVYLPAA from the coding sequence GTGTGGTCCGGAGTCTCATTGGCGTCGTTGAGCGGGTTCGATTCGCTGCCGTCGTTCGATCAGATCAACCTGGGTTCGACGCTGCTGCAGAGCGCCGTGATCATCGGGTTCGCCGCCGCGCAGCACGGCGTGGCGCGGCATTTCGACCGGCCGGCCATGCGGGCCATTGCCGGCTACTGGGGACTGCTCGCGCTCGCCGCGTTCCTGAACATCTTCTCGTCGTGGAGCGGCGCGGTCTGGAACGATCGGACCCTGTCGCGGCTGATCACGACGTCGCTGGTTGCCGTGATGGCTGCCGGTATCCCTTTCGTGCAACGAGCCATTGCGTCGTTGTTGCAGCCGGGAGTGGCGCTCCCCTCGGTGATACCTCAGGCAACGCGTTGGGGCGCCGCGGTGCTGCTGTTTCATGCCGCTGGCGTGTTCGGATCGGCCGCGCTGTTTCCCGATTGGCGCGTGGTCACGGTGAGCTGGAGCCGAGTGACGCAGCTCCTCGTGCTGTCGATCCCGGCCGTATTGTCCTGGCGCGCGTGGCAGCGAGCGCGCCAACATCGCACCGCTCTGCAACTCATGTCTGTCGGCCTGACGGCGCTCGCGGTGCGGCAGTTCTTCGCTGTGCTCGTTGGACTCCGCGTCGGTATGCCCGACCTACCGCTGTCGGGCGTGATCGTGATTGTCACGCTGGACTTGCTGTGCCTCTCGGCGGCCGGTGTGTTCGCGTTGCTCGCCAGCACGGCCGAGGAAGTCGTGTTGGTCGAACGGCAGGCGTCGGAGCTGGCGCACGCGCAACGGCGAATCGCGCAAGGCGAGCGCATGGAGAGCCTCGGACGGATGGCTGCTGCGGTTGCACATGACATGAACAACGTCCTGCAAGTGTTGGGACTGTCGTTGGAGTCGCTGCGCGAGCGTCTGCCGCGTGATGCGGGCGGTGAGGTGCGCGGCGATGCCCATCGCGAGGTCGGTGCGGCAATGCAGCACGGGCGTTCGTTGATGGCGCAGTTGCTGACGTTCGCGCGGGCCCGTCCAACCGCGCCAGAGCGCTTCGATCCGGTTTCTCGACTGCACTCGCTCGACGCGCTGCTGCGCGTCATGACCGGCGCGTCGATCGAGCTGCAACTCTCCGCCTCTGCCACGGGCGTGTCGTTACTGATGGATCCCGCGCAGTTCGAGCAGATCGTCATCAATCTCGTGGCGAACGCGCGCGACGCGATCGATGCCGGCGGTCGGATCGCCGTGTCGCTCGATCTGGTATCGTTGCCGCAAGCTGGGCGCCCGCGTGGTTCGCTCGCGCCGGGCGACTACGTCCGACTCGTCGTGGCCGATACGGGCACGGGCATTCCGGCCGCTATTCGCGATTCCATTTTCGAACCATTCTTCACGACGAAGTCACTGGGGCAGGGTACCGGACTCGGCTTGGCAACCGTTCACGGCATCGCGAAGCAGGTCGCCGGCGACGTCGTGTTGGAGTCGACGGTCGGGAGCGGTACGACGTTCGAGGTGTATCTCCCCGCCGCGTGA
- the ppk1 gene encoding polyphosphate kinase 1: MPTISSDDVEIDLELSLLAFQSRVLALAEDPAVPLLERLRFLGIVTGNIDELYMVRMAELRRAAIDEPGPATERLLTVERGLEELIARQSRCATDCLRAAEWVGVRLLSWQELTIDEQHVLRVQYLEEIQPDLRPLAITLSPGHPLPHLPHLGLFLAVLFRMAPGERLRLAEHDLPSDMPRLLAVPDRAGAVIAIEEVLRANAHLLHPGTMVESAYLFRVTRGGDLPIMDDETGSLLGAVALATERRVHNPAVRVEVERSMPDSVGALILETLRREAIGRDMELTVDSVQPVDGLLDLRCLQSLPLPDDPSLEFPPMPTKQVVGDRSMFALLREDDLLLHHPFESFDDSVVRFFQQAADDADVTAIKATLYRVGNPSPIVDALVKAAKAGKRVAVVVELKARFDEEHNVQWSRALEAAGVDVTYGIAGLKVHAKVAMVTRVEHGATVRYVHVGTGNYNPRSGRQYTDLSLFSARAELADAMDVLFAGLTERHAPPAALPHGALVAPHQLLKGLLEHIEREIQHARTGKPARITIKINGLGDREMVQAFERASQAGVQVDLIVRGICILRPGVPGVSDRIRVTSIVGRLLEHSRIYRFENGGSPEYLIGSSDLRSRNLRRRVEVLVPVPGATFQSRLDAILDAYLRDGTAWELQDHGEYRQADDRRAPAAQLALA; the protein is encoded by the coding sequence TTGCCCACCATTTCATCCGACGACGTGGAGATCGACCTCGAACTGAGTCTCCTGGCCTTTCAGAGCCGGGTTCTCGCGTTGGCCGAAGATCCCGCCGTGCCGCTACTCGAGCGGCTTCGCTTTCTGGGCATCGTCACCGGCAACATTGATGAGCTGTACATGGTGCGTATGGCGGAACTGCGCCGTGCGGCGATCGACGAGCCGGGGCCGGCCACGGAGCGGCTGCTCACAGTAGAGCGGGGCCTCGAGGAGCTCATCGCGCGTCAGTCGCGTTGCGCGACGGACTGTCTGCGCGCGGCGGAGTGGGTAGGCGTGCGACTGCTGTCCTGGCAGGAGCTGACCATCGACGAGCAGCATGTATTGCGCGTGCAGTATCTCGAAGAAATCCAGCCCGACCTGCGGCCGCTGGCGATCACGCTCAGTCCCGGGCATCCGCTGCCGCACCTACCGCACCTCGGGCTGTTTCTCGCCGTGCTGTTTCGCATGGCCCCGGGTGAGCGCCTGCGATTGGCCGAACACGACTTGCCGAGTGACATGCCGCGGCTGCTGGCAGTGCCGGATCGGGCGGGCGCGGTAATCGCCATCGAGGAAGTGCTGCGCGCCAATGCGCACCTGCTGCATCCGGGCACGATGGTCGAGAGCGCGTATCTCTTCCGCGTGACGCGCGGCGGCGATCTCCCGATCATGGACGATGAGACCGGCAGCCTGCTCGGCGCCGTCGCGTTGGCGACCGAGCGACGCGTGCACAACCCGGCCGTACGCGTAGAAGTCGAGCGCAGCATGCCCGACTCGGTCGGTGCGCTGATCCTCGAGACGCTGCGCCGTGAGGCGATCGGGCGCGACATGGAGCTCACCGTGGACTCGGTGCAGCCGGTGGACGGGCTGCTCGATCTGCGCTGTTTGCAGTCGCTGCCGTTGCCGGATGATCCATCGCTCGAATTTCCCCCGATGCCGACGAAGCAGGTGGTTGGCGACCGCTCCATGTTCGCCCTGCTGCGCGAAGACGACCTGTTGTTGCACCATCCCTTCGAATCCTTCGACGACAGCGTCGTGCGATTTTTTCAACAGGCGGCCGACGACGCCGATGTGACGGCGATCAAAGCCACGTTGTATCGCGTAGGGAATCCATCGCCGATCGTGGACGCGCTGGTGAAGGCCGCGAAAGCGGGGAAGCGCGTGGCGGTGGTGGTGGAACTGAAAGCACGCTTCGACGAAGAGCACAACGTGCAATGGTCGCGCGCGCTCGAGGCGGCTGGCGTGGACGTGACCTACGGCATCGCGGGTCTCAAAGTGCACGCCAAAGTCGCGATGGTCACGCGGGTCGAGCACGGCGCGACGGTGCGGTACGTCCACGTCGGCACCGGCAACTACAATCCGCGATCGGGACGGCAGTATACCGACCTCAGTCTGTTCTCGGCGCGCGCCGAGCTCGCCGATGCCATGGACGTGCTGTTCGCCGGTCTGACCGAGCGGCATGCGCCGCCGGCTGCCCTTCCGCATGGTGCTCTGGTGGCCCCACATCAATTGCTGAAAGGCTTGTTGGAACACATCGAACGTGAGATCCAGCATGCCAGAACGGGGAAGCCCGCGCGCATCACGATCAAGATCAACGGTCTCGGGGATCGCGAAATGGTGCAGGCCTTCGAGCGGGCATCACAGGCCGGCGTGCAGGTTGATCTGATCGTTCGCGGCATCTGTATTCTGCGGCCCGGCGTTCCCGGCGTGTCGGACCGCATCAGGGTGACGTCGATCGTGGGGCGCCTGCTCGAGCATTCGCGCATCTACCGGTTCGAGAATGGAGGGAGTCCGGAGTATCTCATTGGGTCATCGGACCTGCGCTCACGCAATCTCCGTCGGCGCGTCGAGGTGCTCGTTCCGGTGCCCGGAGCGACATTTCAGTCACGGCTCGATGCGATTCTCGACGCCTATTTGCGGGACGGCACCGCGTGGGAGTTACAGGACCACGGAGAGTACCGACAGGCGGATGATCGCCGCGCACCCGCCGCGCAGCTGGCGCTGGCGTGA
- a CDS encoding threonine ammonia-lyase: MPTTLPAVPTIDEIRAAATRIAPHAQITPLLTSPALNARAGGRVLLKAEVLQHTGSFKLRGALNRLLQLTDDERSRGVVAYSSGNHAQAVAYSATLLGMRSVIIMPQDAPALKIERTRAFGGEVVLYDRYTEDRVAIGGAIAQEHGLTIVPPFEDPHIVAGQGTLALEALTQAAAMGYTPETLLVCCGGGGLTAGSALAAAAVSPNTVVHPCEPAEFDDTARSLRLGHRVANEPGKRSICDAIVTEMPGEFTFSINQPRVGAGLTVTDDEVLAAIAFAVRELKLVVEPGGAAALAALLSGKLETKGRTTMVVVTGGNIDPAMLARAIGVV, translated from the coding sequence ATGCCCACGACGCTCCCCGCAGTCCCGACGATCGACGAAATCCGCGCCGCCGCCACGCGCATCGCTCCGCACGCGCAGATCACGCCGCTCCTGACCTCGCCGGCCCTCAATGCGCGCGCGGGTGGTCGCGTGCTGCTCAAGGCCGAAGTGCTGCAACATACCGGGTCGTTCAAACTGCGCGGCGCGCTGAATCGCCTGCTGCAACTCACCGACGACGAACGCTCGCGTGGTGTGGTGGCCTATTCGTCTGGGAATCACGCGCAGGCGGTCGCGTACAGTGCCACCCTGCTCGGCATGCGCTCCGTGATCATCATGCCGCAGGATGCGCCGGCGCTAAAAATCGAACGCACGCGCGCCTTCGGTGGTGAGGTGGTGCTGTACGACCGCTATACCGAAGACCGCGTTGCCATTGGCGGTGCGATCGCGCAGGAACATGGCCTGACGATCGTGCCGCCCTTCGAAGATCCGCACATCGTGGCCGGACAGGGCACGTTGGCGCTCGAGGCGCTTACTCAGGCCGCAGCGATGGGTTACACACCCGAGACGCTACTGGTGTGCTGCGGCGGCGGCGGCCTCACCGCTGGCTCGGCGCTCGCCGCTGCCGCAGTGTCGCCAAACACCGTGGTGCATCCGTGCGAGCCGGCGGAGTTCGACGACACCGCACGTTCGTTGCGGCTGGGCCATCGCGTGGCGAACGAGCCCGGCAAGCGCTCCATCTGCGACGCGATCGTGACCGAGATGCCCGGTGAATTCACGTTCTCGATCAATCAGCCCCGTGTCGGCGCTGGTCTCACGGTGACCGACGACGAGGTGCTCGCGGCCATCGCCTTCGCCGTGCGCGAACTCAAGTTGGTGGTGGAGCCGGGCGGCGCCGCCGCGCTGGCCGCGCTGCTGTCGGGCAAGCTCGAGACGAAAGGGCGCACGACGATGGTGGTGGTCACCGGCGGCAACATCGATCCGGCGATGCTGGCGCGAGCGATCGGTGTCGTCTGA
- a CDS encoding GNAT family N-acetyltransferase has protein sequence MSSDAAPVILLLPGLYDSGPAHWQSLWQAHATALPVERVVQQEWAAPRCVDWVARLTQVMQETAHDVVLVAHSSACAMLAHWAREAPLTLIMRVRGALLVAPSDPLAPAYPSGPTGFAPVPLHALPFPSTVVASRNDEYVTFAQAEQYAAAWGSKLWDLGEAGHINADAGFGPWPEGWRAVEEMAAAPQCRVARYSDVAALTALIDASVRRLAAGYYTDAQIASSLAYVFGVDSSLIHDRSYFVLEQHGEIVAGGGWSDHQTLFGGDQFHNRGEGRLNPTTSPARIRAFYVHPDHARRGYAKRLLRVCSAAARRAGFTSLSLMSTLPGEPLYRALGFVPDVGVDYPMPDGTTLPLIPMTKGIA, from the coding sequence GTGTCGTCTGACGCCGCACCCGTGATCCTGCTGCTCCCCGGGCTGTACGACTCGGGGCCGGCGCATTGGCAATCGCTGTGGCAAGCCCACGCCACTGCCCTTCCCGTTGAACGCGTGGTGCAACAGGAGTGGGCGGCGCCGCGCTGCGTCGACTGGGTCGCACGACTCACGCAGGTGATGCAGGAGACCGCACACGATGTCGTGCTGGTCGCCCACAGCAGCGCCTGCGCCATGCTCGCGCACTGGGCGCGCGAGGCGCCGCTGACGCTCATCATGCGGGTGCGTGGCGCGCTGCTGGTCGCGCCCAGCGACCCCCTCGCGCCGGCGTATCCGAGTGGGCCCACCGGATTCGCCCCCGTGCCTCTGCACGCGCTGCCCTTCCCCAGCACCGTCGTGGCCAGCCGCAACGACGAGTACGTGACGTTCGCCCAGGCCGAGCAGTACGCCGCGGCGTGGGGCAGCAAGCTGTGGGATCTCGGCGAGGCCGGGCACATCAACGCCGACGCCGGCTTCGGCCCGTGGCCCGAGGGCTGGCGCGCCGTAGAGGAGATGGCCGCGGCGCCGCAGTGTCGGGTCGCCCGCTACAGCGACGTCGCGGCACTGACCGCGTTGATCGACGCGTCGGTACGCCGGTTGGCGGCGGGGTACTACACCGACGCGCAGATCGCGTCGTCGCTGGCGTACGTGTTCGGCGTCGACTCGAGTCTCATTCACGATCGCAGCTACTTCGTACTCGAGCAGCACGGCGAGATCGTGGCCGGCGGTGGCTGGAGCGATCACCAGACCCTGTTCGGCGGCGACCAGTTCCATAACCGCGGCGAGGGACGCCTGAACCCCACCACGTCACCGGCGCGGATCCGTGCGTTCTACGTACACCCCGACCACGCCCGGCGCGGCTACGCCAAGCGCCTCTTGCGCGTCTGCAGTGCCGCCGCGCGACGCGCGGGATTTACCTCGCTGTCGCTGATGTCGACGCTGCCAGGTGAGCCACTCTATCGGGCGCTGGGGTTCGTGCCTGACGTGGGAGTGGACTATCCCATGCCCGACGGGACGACACTGCCGCTGATTCCGATGACGAAAGGGATCGCGTAG